In Symphalangus syndactylus isolate Jambi chromosome 14, NHGRI_mSymSyn1-v2.1_pri, whole genome shotgun sequence, one DNA window encodes the following:
- the BMP10 gene encoding bone morphogenetic protein 10: MGSLVLTLCALFCLAAYLVSGSPIMSLEQSPLEEDMPLFDDVFSEQDGVDFNTLLQSMKDEFLKTLNLSDIPTQDSAKVDPPEYMLELYNKFATDRTSMPSANIIRSFKNEDLFSQPVSFNGLRKYPLLFNVSIPHHEEVIMAELRLYTLVQRDRMIYDGVDRKITIFEVLESKGGNEGERNMLVLVSGEIYGTNSEWETFDVTDAIRRWQKSGSSTHQLEVHIESKHDEADDTSSGRLEIDTSAQNKHNPLLIVFSDDQSSDKERKEELNEMISHEQLPELDNLGLDSFSSGPAEEALLQMRSNIIYDSTARIRRNAKGNYCKRTPLYIDFKEIGWDSWIIAPPGYEAYECRGVCNYPLAEHLTPTKHAIIQALVHLKNSQKASKACCVPTKLEPISILYLDKGVVTYKFKYEGMAVSECGCR, translated from the exons ATGGGCTCTCTGGTCCTGACACTGTGCGCTCTTTTCTGCCTGGCAGCTTACTTGGTTTCTGGCAGCCCCATCATGAGCCTAGAGCAGTCTCCTCTGGAAGAAGATATGCCCCTCTTTGATGATGTTTTCTCAGAGCAAGACGGTGTCGACTTTAACACACTGCTCCAGAGCATGAAGGATGAGTTTCTCAAGACACTAAACCTCTCTGACATCCCCACGCAGGATTCAGCCAAGGTGGACCCACCAGAGTACATGTTGGAACTCTACAACAAATTTGCAACAGATCGGACCTCCATGCCCTCTGCCAACATCATTAGGAGTTTCAAGAATGAAG atctgTTTTCCCAGCCAGTCAGTTTTAATGGGCTCCGAAAATACCCCCTCCTCTTCAATGTGTCCATTCCTCATCATGAAGAGGTCATCATGGCTGAACTTAGGCTGTACACACTGGTCCAAAGGGATCGTATGATATACGATGGAGTAGACCGGAAAATTACCATTTTTGAAGTGCTGGAGAGCAAAGGGGGTAATGAGGGAGAAAGAAACATGCTGGTCTTGGTGTCTGGGGAGATCTATGGAACCAACAGTGAGTGGGAGACTTTTGATGTCACAGATGCCATCAGACGTTGGCAAAAGTCAGGCTCATCTACCCACCAGCTGGAGGTCCACATTGAGAGCAAACACGATGAAGCTGATGATACCAGCAGTGGACGGCTGGAAATAGACACCAGTGCCCAGAATAAGCATAACCCTTTGCTCATCGTGTTTTCTGATGACCAAAGCAGTgacaaggagaggaaggaggaactGAATGAAATGATTTCACATGAGCAACTTCCAGAGCTGGACAACTTGGGCCTGGATAGCTTTTCCAGTGGACCCGCGGAAGAGGCTTTGTTGCAGATGAGATCAAACATCATCTACGACTCCACTGCCCGAATCAGAAGGAATGCCAAAGGAAACTACTGTAAGAGGACCCCGCTCTACATAGACTTCAAGGAGATTGGGTGGGACTCCTGGATCATCGCTCCGCCTGGATACGAAGCCTATGAATGCCGTGGTGTTTGTAACTACCCCCTGGCAGAGCATCTCACACCCACAAAGCATGCGATTATCCAGGCCTTGGTCCACCTCAAGAATTCCCAGAAAGCTTCCAAAGCCTGCTGTGTGCCCACAAAGCTAGAGCCCATCTCCATCCTCTATTTAGACAAAGGCGTCGTCACCTACAAGTTTAAATACGAAGGCATGGCCGTCTCCGAATGTGGCTGTAGATAG